In Rahnella sikkimica, the following are encoded in one genomic region:
- the ybeD gene encoding DUF493 family protein YbeD, whose amino-acid sequence MKTKLNELLEFPCSFTYKVMGLAQPELVDQVVEVVQRHAPGDYNPQVKPSSKGNYHSVSITITATHIDQVEILYSELGNIEIVRMVL is encoded by the coding sequence ATGAAAACCAAACTGAACGAACTGCTCGAATTCCCTTGCTCCTTTACCTATAAAGTAATGGGCCTGGCACAACCCGAGCTGGTGGACCAGGTTGTGGAAGTCGTGCAACGCCATGCGCCTGGCGACTACAATCCTCAGGTAAAACCGAGCAGTAAAGGGAATTACCACTCCGTTTCAATTACGATCACCGCCACTCACATCGATCAGGTCGAAATCCTGTATTCAGAGCTGGGTAATATCGAAATTGTCCGCATGGTGCTGTAA
- the lipB gene encoding lipoyl(octanoyl) transferase LipB, producing the protein MQSHNPQERIVLRQLGLQPYEPVSLAMHHFTEHRNADSLDEIWLVQHSRVFTQGQAGKAEHVLMPGDIPVIQSDRGGQVTYHGPGQQVMYVMVDLKRKKLGVRQLVTAIEQTVVDTLAHFSIDAYPRADAPGVYVDGKKICSLGLRIRKGCSLHGLALNIDMDLEPFHRINPCGYAGLEMTQASLEKPGLTVDQVMPVLVKSFNHCLDYQHVDYLPWQIERYATSAL; encoded by the coding sequence GTGCAATCACATAATCCGCAAGAACGTATCGTACTGCGCCAGCTTGGCCTTCAGCCGTATGAACCTGTCTCTCTGGCCATGCACCATTTCACTGAACACAGGAACGCCGACTCGCTGGACGAAATCTGGCTGGTTCAGCATTCGCGCGTATTTACTCAGGGTCAGGCAGGGAAAGCAGAGCACGTTTTAATGCCCGGTGATATTCCGGTCATCCAGAGCGATCGCGGTGGTCAGGTCACCTATCACGGACCCGGCCAGCAGGTGATGTATGTGATGGTCGATTTAAAGCGTAAAAAACTGGGCGTTCGCCAGTTAGTGACGGCAATCGAACAAACCGTGGTGGACACGCTGGCGCATTTTTCTATCGATGCCTATCCGCGTGCCGATGCGCCAGGTGTTTATGTCGATGGCAAAAAGATTTGTTCCCTCGGCCTGCGCATTCGTAAAGGCTGTTCGTTGCACGGTCTGGCATTGAATATTGATATGGATTTAGAGCCGTTCCACCGCATTAACCCGTGCGGGTATGCTGGTTTGGAAATGACGCAGGCCAGCCTTGAGAAGCCCGGTCTGACCGTCGATCAGGTCATGCCGGTTCTGGTGAAATCATTCAATCACTGCCTGGATTATCAGCACGTTGATTATCTGCCCTGGCAAATCGAGCGGTACGCGACTTCTGCGCTATAA
- a CDS encoding YbeF family transcriptional regulator, with the protein MDDKDISASLNKLRNLDLNLLTVFEAVYLHKGIVHAAKALNLTPSSVSQSIQKLRNTFPDPLFIRNGQGISPTAYAINLHKHISQGLNAILTGLDFTHDNDKSRVLTISCYPFVALQTFPLILKELMKINSSYTLKHLPLTDPEDTLIQHRADLVIDTGPLFNKSLKGIRLMSDTTVFVCRKNHPTLKKTITLEQALTMPQTTVMTNASDLKRIQFEISDSLPDRPIVFTSYNGINILSMVSSTDLLGILPKRMVELLKDSFPVEILESDIPAISFDITMYYNKTAKSDKTLSMIIDAIHQAFSQAETLSSD; encoded by the coding sequence ATGGATGATAAAGATATTAGTGCCAGCCTGAATAAGCTTCGAAACCTTGATCTCAATTTGTTGACCGTTTTCGAAGCCGTATATTTGCACAAAGGCATTGTTCACGCCGCCAAAGCGCTGAACCTGACACCGTCTTCGGTGAGTCAGTCCATTCAAAAGTTACGCAATACATTTCCCGATCCTTTGTTTATCCGCAACGGACAGGGCATCAGCCCGACCGCGTATGCCATTAATTTACATAAGCACATCAGTCAGGGATTGAATGCAATTCTCACCGGTCTGGACTTCACACACGATAATGACAAATCTCGCGTTCTGACCATCAGCTGCTACCCGTTTGTCGCGTTGCAGACGTTTCCGCTGATCCTCAAAGAGCTGATGAAAATTAACAGCAGCTACACGCTGAAACATCTGCCACTCACGGATCCGGAAGATACCCTGATTCAGCATCGTGCCGATTTAGTGATTGATACCGGACCGCTTTTCAACAAATCGCTGAAAGGCATCCGGCTGATGTCTGATACGACCGTGTTTGTGTGCCGAAAAAATCATCCGACGCTCAAAAAAACCATCACACTTGAACAGGCGCTGACCATGCCGCAAACCACGGTGATGACAAACGCCAGTGACCTCAAACGTATACAATTTGAGATCAGTGATTCATTGCCAGACCGCCCTATTGTGTTCACCAGCTACAACGGGATCAATATTCTCTCGATGGTTTCCAGTACGGACTTGCTGGGTATATTGCCCAAAAGAATGGTCGAACTTCTGAAGGACAGTTTTCCGGTCGAAATTCTGGAATCTGATATTCCTGCGATATCATTTGATATCACGATGTATTACAACAAAACGGCAAAAAGCGATAAAACGCTGAGCATGATCATTGATGCCATCCATCAGGCTTTTTCGCAGGCTGAAACTCTTTCCTCTGACTAA
- the lipA gene encoding lipoyl synthase: MSKPIQMERGVKYRDADKMALIPVKTVVSDRQEMLRKPAWMKIKLPADSTKIQGIKSALRKNGLHSVCEEAACPNLSECFNHGTATFMILGAICTRRCPFCDVAHGRPTAPDANEPEKLGQTIADMGLRYVVITSVDRDDLRDGGAQHFADCITAIRAKNPTIKIETLVPDFRGRMDRALEILNASPPDVFNHNLENVPRVYRQVRPGANYEWSLTLLQRFKEAHPEIPTKSGLMVGLGETNEEIIEVMRDLRRHGVTMLTLGQYLQPSRHHLPVQRYVSPEEFDQMKEAAMEMGFTHAACGPFVRSSYHADLQAKGLEVK, from the coding sequence ATGAGTAAACCGATTCAGATGGAACGCGGCGTCAAATACCGCGATGCAGATAAGATGGCGTTAATCCCGGTGAAAACCGTGGTCAGTGACCGGCAGGAAATGTTACGTAAGCCGGCTTGGATGAAAATCAAACTGCCTGCGGACTCAACGAAAATTCAGGGCATTAAATCCGCACTGCGCAAAAATGGCCTTCACTCCGTTTGTGAAGAAGCCGCATGCCCGAACCTTTCAGAGTGCTTTAACCACGGCACCGCGACCTTCATGATCCTCGGCGCAATTTGTACCCGTCGCTGCCCGTTCTGCGATGTTGCCCACGGCCGCCCGACGGCGCCGGACGCCAACGAGCCGGAAAAACTGGGTCAGACGATTGCCGATATGGGTCTGCGTTATGTCGTGATCACCTCGGTTGACCGCGATGATTTACGTGACGGCGGCGCACAGCACTTTGCCGACTGTATCACGGCGATCCGCGCTAAAAACCCGACGATCAAAATCGAGACGCTGGTGCCTGATTTCCGTGGACGTATGGATCGCGCGCTGGAAATTCTTAACGCCAGCCCGCCGGACGTGTTTAACCATAACCTGGAAAACGTGCCGCGTGTTTACCGTCAGGTTCGTCCGGGCGCTAACTACGAGTGGTCCCTGACGTTGCTGCAACGCTTTAAAGAAGCGCATCCGGAAATCCCAACCAAATCAGGCCTGATGGTCGGTCTGGGTGAGACAAACGAAGAAATCATTGAAGTGATGCGCGACCTGCGTCGTCACGGCGTCACTATGCTGACGCTGGGCCAGTATCTGCAGCCAAGCCGTCACCACTTGCCGGTGCAGCGTTACGTCAGCCCGGAAGAGTTCGATCAGATGAAAGAAGCCGCAATGGAAATGGGCTTCACGCATGCTGCCTGTGGTCCGTTCGTGCGTTCTTCTTATCACGCCGATCTGCAAGCCAAAGGGCTGGAAGTTAAGTAA
- the tatE gene encoding twin-arginine translocase subunit TatE, producing the protein MEGLSITKLLVVGVLIVLLFGTSKLRSLGGDLGAALRGFKKAMSDDQTPAEKTTAEEKPAERVEHKD; encoded by the coding sequence ATGGAAGGTCTAAGTATTACTAAACTGTTGGTGGTCGGCGTGCTGATCGTTCTGTTGTTCGGTACCAGCAAACTGCGTTCTCTGGGCGGCGACCTGGGCGCTGCGCTGCGTGGATTCAAAAAAGCCATGAGTGATGATCAAACTCCAGCCGAAAAAACCACTGCCGAAGAAAAACCAGCCGAACGTGTAGAACACAAAGACTGA
- a CDS encoding diguanylate cyclase encodes MPKKLHTTLVNDTHHSGMRFAKRTYLPRIVGLGTGSFCVGSVIIEHSTPIWLWALLFLNGFIWPHIAYWKAKRSATPFISEIHNLQADAIFGGIWIAVMGFNALPSATIFAMMGMNNISAGGQRLFFRCVIAQITVAISLLLIADIPFRPETTPLQLYLCLPMIMIYPILLGNVTYRTSRKLAEHKQAIMQISVRDGLTGLYNRRHWESLLNTELESFRRYRHKTTLVLIDIDHFKAINDNYGHSIGDQAIILLAQELQHTLRAADIIGRYGGDEFAAILPHSTELQARRAIERLQSRLDNSLFPQHPDLKIHISAGIAECDDVQETATHWLNAADHALYEAKKNGRNRVETAN; translated from the coding sequence ATGCCGAAAAAGCTTCATACGACTCTGGTTAACGATACTCATCATTCCGGAATGCGTTTTGCCAAAAGGACTTATTTGCCGCGCATTGTCGGGCTGGGCACGGGCAGTTTTTGTGTCGGTTCGGTGATAATTGAACATTCAACGCCGATCTGGCTCTGGGCCTTACTGTTTTTAAACGGTTTTATCTGGCCGCATATTGCCTACTGGAAAGCGAAGCGCTCAGCGACACCGTTTATCAGTGAGATTCATAACCTGCAGGCCGACGCCATTTTCGGTGGAATATGGATTGCGGTAATGGGTTTCAACGCCCTGCCCTCCGCCACTATTTTTGCCATGATGGGGATGAATAATATCTCGGCGGGCGGTCAGCGGTTATTCTTCCGGTGCGTCATTGCACAAATCACCGTTGCCATTTCGCTGCTGTTAATCGCAGATATACCTTTCAGACCGGAGACGACACCGCTCCAGCTCTATCTTTGCCTGCCGATGATCATGATTTACCCGATACTTCTCGGTAACGTCACCTACCGCACCTCGCGAAAACTGGCCGAACATAAACAGGCCATCATGCAAATTAGCGTGCGCGACGGACTGACCGGGTTGTACAACCGACGTCACTGGGAATCGTTGCTCAATACCGAACTGGAAAGTTTCCGCCGCTACCGGCATAAAACCACGCTGGTGCTGATCGACATCGACCACTTTAAGGCTATTAACGACAATTACGGTCACAGCATCGGCGATCAGGCCATTATTCTGCTGGCGCAGGAATTACAACACACCCTGCGCGCGGCCGATATTATTGGCCGCTATGGGGGTGATGAGTTCGCGGCAATTTTACCGCACAGCACTGAGCTACAGGCCCGGCGTGCGATAGAACGTTTGCAAAGCCGTCTGGATAACAGCCTGTTTCCGCAGCATCCTGACCTGAAAATCCATATCAGCGCAGGCATTGCCGAATGCGATGACGTTCAGGAAACCGCGACACACTGGCTGAATGCCGCCGATCATGCATTGTATGAAGCCAAAAAAAACGGGCGAAACCGGGTGGAAACGGCAAATTAA
- a CDS encoding amino acid ABC transporter ATP-binding protein — protein MSQLSADAQSSEVASLVVARNVHKSYGDNEVLKGIDLDVKPSEVVVILGPSGSGKSTFLRCINHLEDIDRGSIMVGGEQIGYELRGERLHKLSERAIARQRRDIGMVFQQFNLYPHMTVLQNIIEAPVGVHKESRQEAEKYARELLQKVGLSDKADAYPRHLSGGQQQRVAIARALAVKPKLMLFDEPTSALDPELVGEVLATMRDLAQQGLTMIVVTHEIGFAKEAADRVVFMDRGYVVEQGAADEVLVNPQHPRTQAFLSRFI, from the coding sequence ATGAGTCAACTTTCTGCCGACGCACAGTCATCCGAAGTGGCATCTCTTGTTGTTGCCCGCAACGTGCATAAAAGCTATGGCGATAACGAAGTGCTGAAAGGCATTGATCTGGATGTAAAACCCAGCGAAGTCGTGGTGATCTTGGGGCCTTCCGGATCAGGGAAATCAACGTTTCTGCGCTGTATTAACCATCTGGAAGATATCGACCGTGGCTCCATCATGGTGGGCGGTGAGCAAATCGGTTATGAGCTGCGCGGTGAAAGGCTGCATAAATTGTCCGAACGGGCGATTGCGCGTCAGCGTCGCGATATCGGGATGGTTTTTCAGCAATTTAATCTGTATCCCCACATGACCGTGCTGCAAAATATTATTGAAGCGCCGGTCGGTGTGCATAAGGAAAGCAGACAAGAAGCCGAAAAATATGCCCGCGAGTTGTTACAAAAAGTCGGGCTTAGCGACAAGGCCGATGCGTATCCGCGCCATCTTTCCGGTGGTCAGCAGCAGCGTGTGGCGATTGCCCGTGCGCTGGCTGTGAAACCGAAACTGATGTTGTTTGATGAGCCGACGTCGGCGCTCGACCCTGAACTGGTGGGGGAAGTGCTGGCGACAATGCGTGATCTGGCGCAGCAAGGGCTGACCATGATTGTGGTTACGCATGAGATTGGCTTTGCGAAAGAGGCGGCGGACCGGGTGGTCTTTATGGATCGCGGTTATGTTGTCGAGCAGGGCGCGGCGGATGAAGTCTTGGTCAATCCGCAGCATCCGCGTACGCAGGCGTTCCTCAGCCGCTTTATCTGA
- a CDS encoding amino acid ABC transporter permease: MTDKTYSSKPAVKDDYTQDPRRNVEFSHAPRNIGRWISWIVVLLIAADVIWAVSHNPNFEWHVVAQWFTEATIIKGLGVTLGLTVVSMLLGVFIGLMLAIARLSDSLLLRKLAGLYIWFFRGTPLLVQLLFWYNMSTLFPRVVLGIPFGPEYMSWNTNDLITPLTAAIAGLALNEAAYMAEIIRAGLLSVDNGQAETAQAFGMSRGRALRRIIIPQAMRSIIPPTGNQLISMIKATSLVSVIAMGDLLYSVQTIYNRTFEVVPMLMVAVVWYLLITSVLNLGQSAIERYYSRGTRRTVASAKRRLGNAEEKAVPVMNPPGLARKEDL, translated from the coding sequence ATGACTGATAAAACGTATAGTTCAAAGCCGGCAGTCAAGGACGACTATACGCAGGATCCACGACGTAACGTTGAGTTCTCCCACGCGCCACGCAACATTGGCCGCTGGATTTCGTGGATTGTTGTGCTGCTGATTGCCGCAGATGTGATTTGGGCCGTTTCGCATAACCCGAATTTCGAATGGCATGTGGTCGCGCAATGGTTTACGGAAGCGACGATCATCAAAGGCCTGGGCGTGACGCTCGGCCTTACCGTGGTGTCGATGTTGCTCGGGGTGTTTATTGGCCTGATGCTGGCGATCGCCCGTTTGTCTGACAGCCTGTTGCTGCGCAAACTGGCCGGATTATACATCTGGTTTTTCCGAGGCACGCCGCTGCTGGTGCAGCTTTTATTCTGGTACAACATGTCGACGTTATTCCCCCGCGTGGTTTTAGGGATCCCGTTTGGCCCGGAGTACATGAGCTGGAATACCAATGATCTGATCACGCCGCTGACCGCTGCGATTGCGGGGCTGGCGCTCAATGAAGCGGCTTATATGGCGGAAATCATTCGTGCCGGTTTGCTGTCGGTTGATAACGGTCAGGCTGAAACGGCGCAGGCCTTCGGGATGAGTCGTGGACGCGCGCTGCGACGGATCATTATTCCGCAGGCGATGCGTTCGATTATCCCGCCAACCGGTAATCAGCTGATCAGCATGATCAAAGCCACATCGCTGGTCAGCGTTATTGCCATGGGGGATTTGCTGTATTCCGTACAAACCATTTATAACCGCACCTTTGAAGTGGTGCCGATGCTGATGGTGGCGGTGGTCTGGTATCTGCTGATTACGTCAGTACTGAACCTCGGGCAGTCGGCGATTGAACGCTATTATTCCCGCGGTACACGCCGGACGGTGGCGAGTGCTAAACGCCGTCTCGGGAATGCAGAAGAGAAAGCTGTCCCTGTTATGAACCCGCCGGGCCTGGCCCGCAAGGAGGACTTATGA
- a CDS encoding ABC transporter substrate-binding protein, producing MMAKQLRQAAVLTAALLSVTSMNALAAETVAIPTQTMDPAIHAKLPADIQKSGVMTSVNNGSFPPYEIVTGSNGLDGASADLAHALAEVLGVKIEHASVSGLSGILSGMAAGRYQMGIGPIGDYPDRQAKNDFIDFVKEYVVFGVRKGNPENINSLDDTCGKRIAVMAGGSAEQVIRKQSDVCVKDGKTAVTVQSFSDQPTSILAVRSNRSDAFFSSQAPLTYFVEKANGQLELTGTGKSNGFGDIFQGTVVAKDSPVRDAILAGYQKLFDNGTYAIIMKKWGLEGNMIPAPGINLAKAQPK from the coding sequence ATGATGGCAAAACAACTACGTCAGGCTGCTGTGCTGACCGCTGCATTACTTTCCGTAACGTCCATGAATGCCTTGGCTGCTGAAACGGTAGCGATCCCGACTCAGACGATGGATCCGGCAATTCACGCCAAATTACCGGCGGATATTCAAAAATCCGGTGTGATGACCTCTGTGAACAACGGCTCGTTTCCTCCTTATGAAATCGTGACCGGATCGAATGGTCTGGACGGCGCGAGTGCTGATCTGGCGCATGCGCTGGCAGAAGTGCTGGGCGTGAAAATTGAGCACGCTTCCGTGAGCGGCTTATCCGGCATCCTGAGCGGAATGGCGGCAGGGCGTTATCAGATGGGCATCGGCCCGATTGGCGATTACCCGGATCGTCAGGCTAAGAATGATTTTATTGATTTTGTGAAAGAGTACGTTGTGTTCGGCGTGCGTAAAGGCAATCCGGAAAACATCAATTCTCTGGACGATACCTGCGGTAAACGTATCGCCGTCATGGCGGGCGGTTCTGCTGAACAGGTGATCCGCAAGCAGTCTGACGTATGCGTGAAAGACGGCAAAACGGCGGTTACCGTGCAATCTTTCTCTGACCAGCCCACCTCCATTCTTGCCGTGCGTTCCAACCGTTCAGACGCTTTCTTCTCCTCTCAGGCACCGTTGACCTATTTCGTTGAAAAAGCGAATGGCCAGCTGGAACTGACCGGCACCGGCAAATCCAACGGTTTTGGCGATATTTTCCAGGGAACGGTGGTCGCAAAGGATTCTCCTGTGCGTGACGCGATTCTGGCGGGATATCAGAAACTGTTCGATAACGGGACTTACGCCATCATCATGAAAAAATGGGGTCTGGAAGGCAACATGATCCCGGCACCGGGGATCAATCTGGCAAAGGCACAACCTAAATGA
- a CDS encoding deaminated glutathione amidase codes for MKVALGQFAVSREWEANVETCLSLMAKSLEEGADLLVLPEGILARDITDPDLVLKAAQPLDGPFVSQLVAASRGNQMTTMMSVHTPAPDGRAFNVLISIRNGEIISEYRKLHLYDAFSSQESKNVTPGSDVPPLVEVAGFNVGLMTCYDVRFPELARRLVLDGADVLVLPAAWVKGPLKEMHWEVLVTARALENTTYMVAVGECGERNIGNSMVVDPLGVAIARAAEAPALFFAELDKDRLAHARKVLPVLANRRFGLPQLRND; via the coding sequence ATGAAAGTTGCATTAGGTCAGTTTGCCGTTTCCCGCGAATGGGAAGCCAACGTTGAAACCTGCCTTTCTCTGATGGCGAAATCTCTGGAAGAGGGCGCGGATTTACTGGTGCTGCCGGAAGGTATTCTGGCGCGTGACATCACCGATCCGGATTTGGTTCTGAAAGCCGCACAACCGCTGGATGGTCCGTTTGTCAGCCAGCTTGTCGCTGCTAGCCGCGGGAATCAGATGACGACAATGATGAGCGTTCACACGCCTGCACCGGATGGTCGTGCATTTAACGTGCTGATTTCTATCAGAAATGGTGAAATCATTTCAGAATACCGTAAGCTGCATCTTTATGACGCATTCTCTTCGCAGGAATCCAAAAACGTCACGCCGGGCAGCGATGTGCCGCCCCTGGTTGAGGTTGCCGGTTTTAATGTCGGCCTGATGACCTGTTATGACGTGCGATTCCCTGAGCTGGCGCGTCGTCTGGTGCTTGATGGCGCAGACGTGCTGGTCTTGCCGGCTGCGTGGGTCAAAGGCCCGCTGAAAGAAATGCATTGGGAAGTGCTGGTTACCGCCCGTGCGCTGGAAAACACCACGTATATGGTCGCCGTCGGCGAATGCGGCGAACGTAATATCGGTAACAGTATGGTGGTTGATCCGCTCGGCGTGGCGATTGCCCGTGCGGCAGAAGCCCCTGCGCTGTTTTTTGCTGAGCTGGACAAAGATCGTCTGGCACATGCCCGTAAAGTATTGCCTGTGCTGGCGAACCGCCGCTTCGGTTTGCCGCAACTGCGCAATGACTGA
- a CDS encoding nitrate ABC transporter substrate-binding protein, protein MTITIRLAVRDWDYFTPLALGDLKPEGFTLEIDRVGTLVDNLATSDKYDAGEVSFSRYAQGRARGESDLLAIPHFLMRGFRQRCIITREDSPLTELSQLAGKRIGLTGWQDSGNTWTRTLLALEGVGIEDANWYVGRLTASHPIVDRLAGFGREGRIEAVPEERPMMELLQEGWLDAVFTPFMPDGFFKPDSGFRQFQPDFRAAELAYFNRVGYIPGIHLLAIKPSLAEEHPWLPQALSEIIDRSYEIWMDKRAKYADTTPWLLDDLRRTVVDLPSDWNANGFAANEKMIDDFARELHTQKLTAQRLTPADLFPQFATLK, encoded by the coding sequence GTGACGATTACCATCAGGCTGGCTGTTCGTGACTGGGATTATTTTACGCCGCTGGCGTTGGGTGACCTTAAACCTGAAGGGTTTACTCTCGAGATAGATCGCGTGGGAACGCTGGTGGATAACCTGGCGACCAGCGACAAATATGATGCGGGTGAAGTCTCTTTCAGCCGTTATGCGCAGGGGCGGGCTCGCGGGGAATCCGATCTGCTGGCGATCCCACATTTCCTGATGCGCGGCTTCCGTCAGCGCTGCATCATCACCCGTGAGGACAGCCCGCTGACCGAACTTTCTCAGCTGGCGGGCAAGCGTATCGGCCTGACCGGCTGGCAGGATTCCGGCAACACCTGGACCCGCACGCTGCTGGCTCTCGAAGGCGTCGGTATCGAAGACGCAAACTGGTACGTTGGCCGCCTGACTGCATCGCATCCGATTGTGGATCGACTGGCCGGTTTTGGCCGCGAAGGGCGCATTGAAGCGGTGCCGGAAGAACGTCCGATGATGGAACTCTTGCAGGAAGGCTGGCTGGACGCCGTATTCACGCCATTCATGCCTGACGGTTTCTTCAAGCCTGATTCCGGTTTCCGGCAGTTCCAGCCTGATTTCCGTGCGGCAGAACTGGCCTATTTCAACCGCGTGGGTTACATCCCCGGCATTCATTTGCTGGCAATTAAACCTTCGCTGGCCGAAGAGCATCCATGGCTGCCGCAGGCGCTGAGTGAAATTATTGACCGTTCCTATGAAATTTGGATGGATAAACGCGCGAAATATGCCGATACCACACCGTGGCTGCTGGATGACCTGCGTCGCACGGTGGTTGATTTGCCATCGGACTGGAATGCAAACGGTTTCGCCGCCAATGAGAAAATGATCGACGATTTTGCCCGTGAATTGCATACCCAGAAGCTGACGGCGCAGCGCCTCACACCGGCTGATTTGTTCCCTCAGTTCGCCACACTAAAGTGA
- a CDS encoding aminotransferase class I/II-fold pyridoxal phosphate-dependent enzyme — protein sequence MADKSLEKTLEAEWLAAQLQDRSMRGIAIETAAMIRSGVIEIGTHLPAVRELAQALGVSPATVSAAWGQLRRQKVIAGRGRNGVWVCGDMLSPRPARFEKIGNFGEHIIADLALSSPDPALLPDLREAMQHGVGADNLNSYQREAIAPSLLEAARHDWPYDAPAFMSADGGFDGMNLTLQTLLMQGSVVAIEDPTATRLLDMLDNLGAQVIPVKCDEFGPTPESLSLALSKNPSAFIFQPRTHSHCGHAINAERYAELAEILSHSNTLIIEDDGIGQLSCHPPVSMGSLLPDRTVHVRSYSKAYGPDLRLAVISGSKDLIKQIKSFRNFGAGWSSRILQEALAWLIKDPKTQESIAHAKAVYARRRKAMSDALRIRGVNIPERDGLAMWIPVPSEQFALVTLAARGIAVLPGERSRIGPGQFIRISTSQIKPEQVDLIADAIVLALGA from the coding sequence ATGGCAGATAAATCCCTCGAAAAAACGCTGGAAGCAGAATGGTTAGCGGCACAATTACAGGATCGTTCGATGCGGGGCATCGCGATTGAAACAGCGGCGATGATCCGGTCTGGCGTCATCGAGATCGGCACCCATCTGCCCGCTGTCCGTGAACTGGCGCAAGCGCTGGGCGTCAGCCCGGCCACGGTATCTGCCGCCTGGGGCCAGCTTCGTCGCCAGAAAGTGATTGCAGGACGGGGCCGCAACGGCGTCTGGGTGTGCGGTGACATGCTGTCACCCCGCCCGGCACGCTTTGAAAAAATCGGTAACTTTGGCGAGCACATTATTGCAGATCTGGCGCTGTCATCGCCCGACCCGGCGCTTTTGCCTGATTTGCGCGAAGCCATGCAACACGGGGTTGGCGCAGATAACCTGAACAGCTATCAGCGCGAAGCCATCGCCCCTTCGCTGCTGGAAGCGGCACGCCACGACTGGCCTTACGACGCACCGGCGTTTATGTCTGCCGACGGCGGATTTGACGGCATGAACCTCACTCTGCAAACCCTGCTGATGCAAGGTTCCGTTGTAGCGATCGAAGACCCGACCGCCACGCGTTTACTGGATATGCTGGATAATCTCGGCGCTCAGGTGATCCCGGTAAAATGCGATGAGTTCGGGCCGACCCCGGAATCACTGAGTCTGGCGTTGTCCAAAAATCCGTCCGCGTTTATTTTTCAGCCACGCACCCATTCCCACTGCGGCCACGCCATAAATGCCGAACGCTATGCCGAACTCGCCGAAATTCTCAGCCACAGCAATACGCTGATTATTGAGGATGATGGCATCGGGCAATTGTCCTGCCATCCGCCCGTCAGCATGGGCAGTTTATTGCCGGATCGCACGGTCCATGTACGTTCTTATTCCAAAGCCTACGGGCCGGATTTACGGCTGGCGGTGATTTCGGGTTCGAAAGATTTAATCAAACAAATCAAATCATTCCGAAATTTCGGGGCGGGATGGTCGAGCCGTATTTTGCAGGAGGCGCTGGCGTGGCTGATCAAAGATCCAAAAACGCAGGAAAGCATTGCTCACGCAAAAGCAGTTTACGCCCGGCGCCGCAAAGCCATGTCTGACGCCCTGCGTATTCGCGGGGTGAATATCCCTGAGCGCGACGGGCTGGCGATGTGGATCCCCGTTCCGTCGGAACAGTTTGCGCTGGTCACGCTGGCCGCACGCGGTATAGCTGTGTTACCCGGCGAACGCAGCCGCATCGGACCAGGTCAGTTTATCCGTATCAGCACCAGTCAGATTAAACCGGAACAGGTCGATTTAATCGCCGACGCCATCGTTCTGGCGCTCGGCGCATGA
- a CDS encoding GNAT family N-acetyltransferase: protein MLIREGDVNDAQILAGLLGDLDYPNTPEAIAERVVSMAANPDSRLLVAESEGRAVGFISLHFIPQIALAGEFCRISYLCVSSESRGSGIGQKLLDEAERLAADRGCDRMEVHSHTRRVRAHVFYARAEYEESPKYLMKKLTPR, encoded by the coding sequence ATGTTAATCAGAGAAGGTGATGTGAACGACGCGCAGATTCTGGCGGGATTACTCGGTGATCTGGATTATCCCAATACACCAGAAGCGATCGCGGAACGGGTTGTCTCAATGGCCGCTAATCCTGACAGCCGGCTACTGGTTGCTGAAAGTGAAGGCCGCGCGGTGGGTTTTATCTCACTGCATTTTATCCCGCAAATTGCCCTTGCCGGCGAATTTTGTCGTATCAGTTATTTGTGCGTAAGCAGCGAGTCTCGCGGCTCAGGGATCGGGCAGAAATTACTGGATGAAGCCGAACGTCTGGCCGCTGACCGGGGCTGTGACCGGATGGAAGTGCACAGCCATACGCGTCGTGTCCGCGCGCACGTTTTTTACGCCCGCGCGGAGTATGAGGAATCACCTAAATATCTGATGAAAAAGCTGACTCCCCGCTGA